Proteins from one Dysgonomonas sp. HDW5A genomic window:
- a CDS encoding U32 family peptidase — protein MINARKIELLAPAKNLECGIEAINHGADAVYIGAPKFSARANAGNTLEDIEALAKYAHQFKARVYVALNTIIKDDELAETEKLIWELYNAKVDALIIQDMGIMMLNLPPIPLHASTQNDNRTAEKAKFLEQAGFSQIVLARELTMSEIKEIASEISTPLEAFVHGALCVCYSGQCYLSEAISNRSANRGSCAQFCRLPYTLTDNEGKSVVQKKHLLSMKDLNLSDHLEEMIDAGVSSLKIEGRLKDLSYVKNVVTYYRQKLDEILAHRKQYIRASTGKSTYTFTPNLEKSFNRGYTEYFFNGRTPDMWSIDSPKSIGEPIGKIKEVFDRFFTLSGTKQLNNGDGLCFLNDAKELQGLRVNKIEGEKVFPAESHLSLRKGTFVYRNYDHEFEKVLNKKSADRKINADIVLSETKDGFKLTIEDEDGIETSLDINYNKELAQKDQTENIKNNLSKTGNTIFRVTDVKIRLTDNWFIPASVISEWRRSLTDLLLEKRLEEYPQEEVIHIQTSHSFPTKKITYLGNVSNDKSKQFYIQHQSTIEQVAFEKKAQKGVPLMFTRHCIKQSMGCCPKETSTRPPYQEPFHLLYNATKLRLEFDCKNCEMKVFND, from the coding sequence TTGATAAACGCTCGAAAAATAGAATTACTTGCTCCTGCCAAAAACTTGGAATGTGGAATTGAGGCTATTAACCATGGTGCTGATGCTGTATACATCGGTGCACCTAAGTTTAGTGCACGTGCCAATGCAGGAAATACTTTAGAGGATATAGAGGCTTTAGCTAAGTATGCACATCAATTTAAAGCACGGGTTTATGTTGCTTTAAATACTATTATAAAAGATGATGAATTGGCTGAAACGGAAAAGCTGATTTGGGAATTATACAATGCTAAAGTTGATGCTCTGATTATACAGGATATGGGTATTATGATGCTCAACCTCCCTCCTATTCCTTTGCATGCGAGTACTCAAAATGATAACAGAACTGCTGAAAAAGCTAAATTTCTGGAACAAGCCGGTTTTTCTCAGATTGTATTAGCCCGTGAATTGACAATGTCTGAAATTAAGGAAATTGCATCAGAAATATCTACCCCTCTGGAAGCATTTGTACATGGAGCCCTGTGCGTATGTTATAGTGGACAATGTTATTTGAGTGAAGCGATATCAAACCGAAGTGCCAATAGGGGTTCGTGTGCACAATTTTGCCGTTTGCCTTATACTCTTACGGATAATGAGGGAAAGAGTGTCGTACAAAAGAAGCATTTGCTCTCAATGAAAGATCTGAATTTATCGGATCATCTTGAAGAAATGATAGATGCCGGAGTCAGCTCTCTTAAGATTGAAGGGCGGTTAAAAGATTTGTCGTATGTGAAAAATGTAGTAACCTATTATAGACAGAAATTAGATGAAATATTAGCTCATCGCAAACAATATATACGAGCTTCTACAGGGAAAAGTACTTATACATTTACTCCTAATCTCGAAAAAAGTTTCAACAGAGGATATACCGAGTACTTTTTTAATGGTCGGACTCCCGATATGTGGTCTATAGATTCTCCAAAATCGATAGGTGAACCTATTGGTAAAATAAAAGAAGTGTTTGATCGTTTTTTTACTTTATCAGGAACGAAACAGCTTAATAATGGAGATGGTCTTTGTTTTTTGAATGATGCGAAAGAATTACAAGGCTTACGAGTTAATAAGATCGAAGGAGAGAAGGTTTTTCCGGCTGAAAGTCATTTGTCTTTGAGAAAAGGCACTTTCGTTTATAGAAACTATGATCACGAATTTGAGAAAGTCTTGAATAAAAAATCGGCAGACCGTAAAATTAATGCTGATATAGTTCTTTCAGAAACGAAGGATGGATTTAAACTGACTATAGAAGACGAAGATGGTATTGAGACTTCTTTAGACATCAATTATAATAAAGAACTAGCCCAAAAAGATCAAACCGAAAATATAAAGAATAACCTGAGTAAAACAGGTAATACTATTTTCAGGGTAACTGATGTCAAAATAAGATTAACTGATAATTGGTTTATTCCTGCTTCTGTAATTTCGGAATGGAGACGAAGTTTAACCGATTTGCTTTTAGAAAAACGTTTGGAAGAATATCCACAAGAAGAGGTGATTCATATCCAAACATCTCATTCTTTTCCGACAAAAAAAATTACTTATTTAGGCAATGTCTCGAATGATAAGAGTAAACAATTTTATATACAGCATCAATCTACAATAGAACAAGTTGCTTTCGAAAAGAAAGCTCAGAAAGGTGTACCATTGATGTTTACACGCCATTGTATTAAGCAATCAATGGGATGTTGTCCTAAAGAAACGTCTACTCGCCCACCCTATCAAGAACCATTTCATTTATTATACAATGCAACCAAATTGAGGCTTGAGTTTGATTGTAAAAATTGTGAGATGAAAGTTTTCAATGATTAA
- the coaA gene encoding type I pantothenate kinase, whose product MDISSQSPYMLFNRDKWAALRQSEPMTLTQEELEELKGINEELSMEEVQDIYLPLTRLLSYYVNATKSRQAAMMEFLNEKALKIPFIIGVAGSVSVGKSTTARVLEALISRWKENSKVALITTDGFLYPNAILEEKGLMLKKGFPQSYDIHRLLQFVSDVKSGKPEVKAPKYSHLIYDVIPDEYEIIKQPDILIIEGLNVLQSGMDYPKSKPRVFVSDYLNFSIYVDAEEDMLEQWYVSRFMKFRNGAFTDPKSYFYSFTQLTDANAINMAKSIWREINRKNLRKNILPTRERASLILHKSEDHRVDYVRLRK is encoded by the coding sequence ATGGATATTTCTTCTCAGAGCCCTTATATGCTGTTTAATCGCGACAAGTGGGCTGCTCTAAGACAATCGGAACCAATGACTCTTACCCAAGAAGAACTGGAAGAATTAAAAGGTATAAATGAAGAACTATCGATGGAGGAAGTTCAGGATATATACCTGCCTTTGACCCGATTGTTGAGTTATTATGTAAATGCAACAAAAAGCAGGCAAGCTGCCATGATGGAATTTCTGAATGAAAAGGCATTGAAAATTCCATTTATTATAGGTGTCGCAGGAAGTGTCTCTGTTGGGAAGAGTACTACAGCCCGTGTGCTCGAAGCATTAATAAGCCGCTGGAAAGAAAACTCAAAAGTTGCACTTATTACGACTGATGGTTTTTTATATCCTAATGCTATTCTCGAGGAAAAAGGATTGATGTTGAAAAAAGGTTTCCCCCAATCATATGATATACATCGCTTACTTCAATTTGTAAGTGATGTTAAGTCAGGAAAACCGGAAGTCAAAGCACCCAAATACTCACATCTTATCTATGATGTTATCCCCGATGAGTATGAGATAATTAAACAACCTGATATTTTGATAATAGAAGGGTTAAATGTTTTGCAAAGCGGAATGGATTATCCCAAAAGCAAACCCAGAGTTTTCGTGTCTGACTATCTGAATTTTTCGATTTACGTAGATGCCGAAGAAGATATGCTTGAACAGTGGTATGTATCTCGATTTATGAAATTCAGAAACGGAGCATTTACTGATCCAAAATCATATTTTTACAGTTTTACCCAACTTACAGATGCCAATGCTATCAATATGGCCAAAAGTATTTGGAGAGAAATAAACCGAAAAAATCTGAGGAAAAATATACTTCCCACACGTGAACGTGCAAGTCTTATCTTACATAAGAGTGAAGACCATAGGGTCGATTATGTTCGATTAAGAAAGTAA
- a CDS encoding DNA-3-methyladenine glycosylase I, giving the protein MTYCEFVNNLSKEDNNPNKDYHDNHYGFPIIDDNELFERLVLEINQAGLSWLTILKKQNNFREAYSYFDIKTVANYSDKDIERLLNDTGIIRNKLKINAAIHNAKVIVELQNEFGSFKNWIDAYHPKTKEEWVKIFKKTFKFTGGEIVNEFLMSTGYLAGAHDLNCPIHSKVLALKPAWNVKV; this is encoded by the coding sequence ATGACTTATTGCGAATTTGTAAATAATCTATCAAAAGAAGATAATAATCCGAATAAAGATTACCACGATAATCATTATGGCTTTCCGATCATTGATGATAATGAACTTTTCGAAAGGTTAGTTCTCGAGATTAATCAAGCCGGATTAAGTTGGCTTACGATTCTGAAAAAACAGAATAATTTTAGAGAGGCATATAGCTATTTTGATATAAAAACCGTAGCGAATTATAGTGATAAGGATATAGAACGGCTACTTAATGATACGGGAATCATAAGAAACAAATTGAAGATTAATGCTGCAATACATAATGCTAAAGTTATTGTAGAATTACAGAATGAATTTGGTTCCTTTAAAAACTGGATAGATGCGTATCATCCTAAAACAAAGGAAGAATGGGTGAAAATATTCAAGAAAACGTTTAAGTTCACCGGTGGTGAAATAGTTAATGAGTTCTTGATGAGTACTGGATATTTAGCAGGTGCCCATGACCTTAATTGCCCAATTCACAGTAAAGTGCTGGCGTTAAAACCAGCATGGAATGTAAAAGTATAG
- the metA gene encoding homoserine O-succinyltransferase has protein sequence MPVTLPDNLPAIEILKKENIFVMTQLRAKEQDIRPLKVLILNLMPIKIAAETDLVRLLSNTPLQIEVDFLKLSTHQSKNTPIEHMETFYKEFSEVSQSNYDGLIVTGAPVELMEFEEVNYWPEVSAVFNWARNHVTSTFYICWAAQAALYNFYGVPKYLMDEKIFGVFKHTINDRSFPLFRGFDDEFYAPHSRHTEIHREDIEKHPDLKILAESDEAGIYIVVGRGGREFYVTGHSEYSLYTLHNEYIRDLEKNLPINIPKHYYRQDNPDLKPISRWTGHGNLLFNNWINYFLYQETPFDLSQVPQLESLELKRESE, from the coding sequence ATGCCCGTAACACTACCAGATAACTTACCTGCAATAGAAATTCTTAAGAAAGAGAATATATTTGTCATGACTCAGCTTAGAGCCAAAGAGCAAGATATACGTCCTTTAAAGGTACTTATACTTAATCTGATGCCTATCAAAATAGCTGCAGAAACAGACTTGGTTCGCCTGTTGTCGAATACTCCATTGCAAATAGAGGTTGATTTTCTGAAACTCTCGACTCATCAATCTAAAAATACACCTATAGAGCATATGGAAACGTTTTATAAGGAATTTAGTGAGGTTAGTCAAAGTAATTACGATGGTCTTATAGTAACTGGTGCTCCTGTTGAACTGATGGAATTTGAAGAGGTTAACTATTGGCCGGAAGTTTCTGCTGTCTTTAATTGGGCACGTAATCACGTGACATCTACTTTCTATATATGCTGGGCTGCACAGGCAGCATTGTATAACTTTTATGGAGTGCCTAAATATCTTATGGACGAAAAGATATTCGGTGTATTTAAGCATACCATAAACGATAGAAGTTTCCCTTTATTCAGGGGGTTTGATGATGAGTTTTATGCTCCTCATAGCCGTCACACAGAAATACATAGGGAGGATATTGAAAAACATCCCGATCTGAAGATATTAGCTGAGTCGGATGAAGCCGGAATCTATATTGTTGTTGGACGTGGCGGACGAGAGTTTTACGTAACAGGTCATTCGGAATATTCACTTTATACTCTTCATAATGAGTATATAAGAGATTTGGAAAAGAATTTACCGATAAATATTCCAAAACATTATTACAGGCAGGACAACCCTGATTTAAAGCCCATTTCACGTTGGACGGGGCATGGGAATCTGTTATTTAATAATTGGATTAATTATTTCTTATACCAAGAAACTCCATTCGATTTATCTCAAGTACCTCAATTGGAAAGTCTCGAACTCAAGCGAGAATCAGAATAA
- a CDS encoding alpha-L-fucosidase, protein MMRQLFCIILGLCMCANLTFAQNKSLSLDPQKAEWFKDAKFGMFIHWGLYSMLEGSYKNRTLPDSTLENGNTWYAEWIQMRLEVPSNEYKTLAKTFNPVNFDADAWISEAKNAGMRYFVITSKHHDGFALWDTKVSDFKVTNTPFKRDILAELVAACKKYGIKYGFYYSHWQDWEYPGGGMPNWMPMVPDDQFEKYWQEKSLPQVKELLVNFDPDLLWFDTWDWPTHITDKRRDELIALVRENSSKCLINGRISYLNPGDNIDFLEMHDNQYPDKMLDKPWQTPATMVHSWGWHAKDYAWKPSSEMLGYLVNNVSKGGNYLLNIGPKPDGTFPKAATRRLREMGAWMIPNQESIYGTKPVKVETSVGVYLAQKSENSKHYLYISLTNATDKVHLPFDVSTIKNCAVLESNMPISFSKENDGVTFNIPQSLFKDCSVQVLKAEVSKEL, encoded by the coding sequence ATGATGCGACAATTATTTTGTATTATTCTTGGTTTATGTATGTGTGCAAATTTGACATTTGCTCAGAATAAATCTTTATCTCTTGATCCTCAAAAAGCAGAATGGTTCAAGGATGCAAAGTTTGGAATGTTTATCCACTGGGGACTTTATTCGATGCTCGAAGGCAGTTATAAAAATAGGACATTACCGGACAGCACCTTAGAAAACGGAAACACCTGGTATGCAGAATGGATTCAGATGCGATTAGAAGTTCCGAGTAATGAATATAAAACGCTTGCCAAGACTTTTAATCCTGTCAACTTTGATGCTGATGCATGGATTTCAGAAGCTAAGAATGCTGGAATGCGCTATTTTGTAATAACTTCAAAACATCACGATGGTTTTGCGTTATGGGATACCAAAGTTTCTGATTTTAAAGTGACTAATACTCCTTTCAAAAGAGATATTTTAGCCGAATTGGTAGCCGCTTGCAAAAAATATGGAATTAAGTACGGTTTTTACTATTCACATTGGCAAGACTGGGAATACCCGGGTGGAGGTATGCCAAACTGGATGCCGATGGTTCCCGATGATCAGTTTGAAAAATATTGGCAAGAGAAATCTTTACCACAAGTAAAAGAATTATTGGTCAATTTTGATCCCGATTTATTATGGTTCGATACGTGGGACTGGCCAACTCATATAACCGATAAACGTCGTGATGAACTCATTGCTCTTGTGCGTGAAAACAGCTCAAAATGCTTGATAAACGGACGTATATCTTATTTAAATCCGGGAGATAATATTGATTTTCTTGAAATGCACGACAATCAGTATCCTGATAAAATGTTAGATAAACCTTGGCAAACCCCTGCAACGATGGTACATTCATGGGGATGGCATGCCAAGGACTATGCGTGGAAGCCATCTTCTGAAATGTTGGGTTATTTAGTGAATAATGTATCAAAAGGAGGTAACTACCTTTTAAATATAGGTCCTAAACCCGATGGTACATTCCCTAAGGCAGCTACTCGTCGATTGAGAGAAATGGGTGCATGGATGATTCCTAATCAAGAATCTATATATGGAACAAAACCTGTAAAGGTAGAGACTTCTGTCGGAGTATATCTGGCTCAGAAATCAGAGAATAGCAAACATTATTTGTATATAAGTTTGACTAACGCTACAGATAAAGTTCATTTACCTTTTGATGTTTCTACCATTAAAAATTGTGCTGTATTAGAATCTAATATGCCGATTTCGTTTTCCAAAGAAAATGACGGAGTAACTTTCAATATACCTCAAAGTTTATTTAAAGATTGTTCTGTACAAGTATTAAAAGCAGAAGTATCTAAAGAATTATAA
- a CDS encoding DUF4261 domain-containing protein, translated as MRLLSFFRRKSNEVETQTENKESEKTVLLAMPIFINGGSLKLNKVVDNLRSFWGLSVINIEGDNDAASFDIDGVMVALGNMPIPIPKEELDEVIPYAYTWVNASKELEKQTGHAIVSILGGNKTPVERFTILSKLLCSILITCENCIAIYQGNETLLLHKDHYLAAVDDLKMNRIPVPAWIYIGMRQTPLGIDAYTYGMFNFNKNEIEIIGSPLDANRLYRMILNISSHIIGKDAKFQDGEIYNLSESIKLYVSLSKGIHVDGLSTKFAL; from the coding sequence ATGAGATTATTAAGTTTTTTTAGAAGAAAAAGTAACGAGGTCGAAACACAAACAGAAAACAAAGAAAGTGAAAAAACAGTTCTCCTGGCAATGCCCATTTTTATAAACGGAGGTTCTCTTAAATTAAACAAAGTGGTAGATAACCTTAGAAGTTTTTGGGGACTTAGTGTTATTAATATCGAGGGAGATAATGATGCTGCATCTTTTGATATTGATGGGGTAATGGTTGCTCTTGGCAATATGCCTATTCCCATTCCCAAAGAAGAGCTGGATGAAGTGATTCCCTATGCTTACACTTGGGTTAATGCTTCAAAAGAACTCGAAAAGCAAACAGGACATGCTATAGTATCAATTTTGGGAGGAAACAAAACTCCTGTAGAGCGTTTTACTATTTTGAGTAAATTGTTATGTTCAATTTTGATAACTTGTGAAAATTGTATTGCTATCTATCAGGGAAATGAGACTCTATTATTACATAAAGATCATTATTTGGCAGCTGTAGATGATTTAAAAATGAACAGAATACCTGTACCTGCATGGATATATATTGGAATGAGACAAACACCTTTGGGAATTGATGCATATACCTATGGTATGTTTAATTTCAATAAAAATGAAATTGAGATTATTGGGTCTCCACTTGATGCAAATCGCTTGTATCGAATGATTTTAAATATCAGTTCACATATAATAGGCAAAGATGCTAAATTTCAGGATGGTGAAATTTATAACCTTTCGGAAAGTATAAAACTATATGTTTCTCTATCTAAAGGAATTCATGTAGATGGATTGAGTACAAAGTTTGCGTTATAA
- a CDS encoding MFS transporter, translated as MKGNEKGSVFSILILLGVSHMFNDTLQNLVQAVYPMIKESLALNFSQIGIITLVYQMAASIFQPIIGAYTDKKPQPYSLPIGMTFSLIGIFALAFASEFSHVLFAVFFAGIGSSIFHPEASRLAHMASGGKRGLAQSIFQVGGNFGGSLGPLLAALLIAPYGQKNIAWFSIVALVAIGVMLYISKWYKHRLLYIRAKSVTLEKTKEVKSKPVLTQKVVFTLIILLLLIFSKYVYMSSLTSFYTFYLIEKFGVSIRDSQVYLFIFLFAVAAGTVLGGPIGDRFGRKYVIWFSILGAAPFALIMPYADLMWTCILSVIIGLVLSSAFSAILVYAQELLPGKEGLIGGLFFGLAFGIAGISSAIFGNMADKHGIEYIYHIAAFMPLIGLIAGLLPNIKKMGTE; from the coding sequence ATGAAAGGTAACGAAAAGGGATCGGTATTTTCAATTTTGATTTTACTGGGTGTTTCTCATATGTTTAATGACACACTACAAAATTTAGTACAAGCTGTATATCCTATGATTAAGGAGTCACTTGCACTGAATTTTAGTCAGATTGGCATTATTACGTTGGTATATCAGATGGCTGCATCCATATTTCAACCTATTATTGGAGCATATACCGATAAAAAACCACAACCATACTCTCTTCCTATCGGAATGACATTTAGCTTAATCGGAATTTTCGCTTTGGCTTTTGCTTCCGAATTCAGCCATGTATTATTTGCTGTATTCTTTGCAGGTATTGGATCATCTATATTCCACCCTGAAGCAAGTCGGCTGGCACATATGGCATCCGGTGGAAAACGAGGCTTAGCACAATCTATTTTTCAGGTAGGCGGCAATTTTGGGGGTTCTTTAGGTCCTTTATTAGCTGCACTGTTAATTGCACCGTATGGACAAAAAAACATAGCCTGGTTTTCAATTGTAGCTTTAGTTGCTATCGGGGTTATGTTATATATAAGTAAATGGTATAAACATCGCTTACTTTATATCAGAGCAAAATCCGTTACTCTTGAAAAAACAAAGGAAGTAAAATCAAAACCTGTTCTTACTCAGAAAGTAGTATTTACCCTTATTATTTTATTACTTCTTATTTTTTCCAAATATGTATACATGTCAAGCTTGACTAGTTTTTATACATTTTATTTAATTGAAAAATTCGGAGTCAGTATTCGTGACTCTCAAGTATACCTATTTATTTTTTTATTTGCAGTTGCTGCCGGAACTGTTTTAGGTGGTCCGATAGGGGATCGCTTTGGTCGTAAGTATGTCATTTGGTTTTCAATACTTGGTGCTGCTCCCTTTGCTCTTATAATGCCATATGCTGATTTAATGTGGACTTGTATTCTGAGTGTTATAATAGGTTTGGTATTGTCTTCTGCTTTTTCAGCTATACTTGTTTACGCCCAAGAACTTCTCCCCGGAAAAGAAGGTCTAATCGGAGGATTATTCTTTGGACTAGCTTTTGGTATAGCAGGAATTTCATCTGCCATTTTTGGTAATATGGCAGATAAACATGGTATTGAGTATATTTATCATATAGCAGCATTTATGCCTCTTATCGGATTGATTGCAGGATTATTACCCAATATAAAGAAGATGGGGACAGAGTAA
- a CDS encoding DUF418 domain-containing protein: MSEAKRIDVADVLRGFAVMGIFLIHTIEHFNFYSFPEVDNEWLKFTDKAIWDSVFFIFSGKAYGIFALLFGFSFFIQDNNRLEKGSDFRPRFAWRLILLFIWGNINAMFFTGEILVFFSIMGFVLLFVCRLSTKTVFIIATILMLQPFEWYKLVYALLNPDYIAGESLVSYYFGEAYKVQMNGTFLETVKMNLKEGQLANFSYAWEYGRVFQTASLFMFGMLVGRTKLFLNTEENLRFWKKALVISILCFFPLSGLANLLPQFIENEPVLKSLKIILNPLANLMFMIFMISLIINLYYTTDFHKILGKLAPYGKMSLTAYVTQSMIGSFLFYNWGLGLHDKLCITYSFLLGVVLFLIQYSFACWWMKRHKHGPLEYIWRKATWIGAKKD; this comes from the coding sequence ATGAGTGAAGCTAAACGAATTGATGTCGCAGATGTTTTGCGCGGTTTTGCTGTAATGGGAATATTTCTTATTCATACCATTGAACATTTTAATTTTTATTCTTTCCCTGAAGTAGATAACGAATGGCTTAAATTTACAGATAAAGCTATTTGGGATTCGGTTTTCTTTATCTTTTCGGGTAAAGCATATGGTATCTTTGCCCTCTTATTTGGGTTTAGTTTCTTCATTCAGGATAATAACCGACTTGAAAAAGGTTCTGATTTCAGACCTCGTTTTGCCTGGAGATTAATACTTCTGTTTATTTGGGGGAATATAAATGCAATGTTTTTTACCGGCGAAATATTGGTATTCTTTTCGATAATGGGATTTGTTTTACTCTTTGTTTGTCGGTTATCAACAAAAACAGTTTTCATAATTGCAACTATTCTAATGCTGCAACCCTTCGAATGGTATAAACTCGTTTATGCATTACTTAATCCCGATTATATTGCAGGAGAAAGTTTAGTGTCTTATTATTTTGGAGAGGCATATAAAGTACAAATGAACGGAACCTTTCTGGAAACAGTCAAAATGAATCTAAAAGAAGGGCAGCTAGCCAATTTTTCATATGCATGGGAATATGGTCGTGTTTTTCAAACAGCTTCGCTATTCATGTTTGGAATGCTGGTTGGGCGTACCAAACTATTCTTAAATACAGAAGAAAACCTCCGGTTTTGGAAAAAAGCTTTAGTTATATCCATTCTATGTTTCTTTCCTTTAAGTGGGCTGGCAAACCTATTACCACAATTTATAGAGAATGAACCGGTACTTAAGTCTCTGAAAATAATACTTAATCCTTTAGCCAACCTTATGTTTATGATTTTTATGATTTCGCTTATCATAAATCTATATTATACTACTGATTTTCATAAGATATTAGGAAAGCTGGCTCCATATGGTAAAATGAGTTTAACTGCTTATGTGACTCAATCGATGATTGGTTCGTTCTTATTTTATAATTGGGGATTAGGCTTGCATGATAAATTATGTATCACATACTCATTTTTACTCGGAGTTGTCTTATTCTTAATTCAATATAGCTTTGCTTGCTGGTGGATGAAACGCCATAAGCACGGTCCTTTGGAATATATCTGGAGAAAAGCAACTTGGATTGGAGCAAAAAAAGATTAA
- a CDS encoding glycosyltransferase family 9 protein → MNLGQKINNIRRAIMHSLTQNIGNSNINNKIAWNDDTIKNVLICRPNNRLGNQLLITPLVKDIFEIFPNCKIDLFVRGNLAPIIFENYENIDRIIKLPRKPFKELANYIKVWISLRKHHYDMVINVDRNSSSGRLSTKFTNARFKFFNDVDEELQAQYEDYVHIAKFPVYNLRKYLNQLGLPIIDKPLPSLDLKLNTAEIIKGKEILDAIVSSKKKTICLYTFATGDKCYSENWWADTYEKIKNEYEETYNILEVLPIENVSQIGFKATSYYSKDIREMGALIANTELFIAADSGIMHLASSVKITTVGLFSVTDINKYQPYNNNSIAINTNITTTEDLIKEINSVLQKKDKVQLDYAI, encoded by the coding sequence ATGAATCTAGGACAGAAGATTAATAACATCAGACGAGCTATAATGCATAGTTTAACCCAAAACATTGGCAATTCTAATATAAATAACAAAATTGCATGGAATGATGATACAATTAAAAATGTTCTAATTTGCAGACCGAATAATCGACTTGGAAATCAGCTATTAATAACACCACTAGTAAAAGATATTTTTGAAATTTTCCCAAATTGTAAAATTGATTTGTTTGTAAGAGGGAATCTAGCTCCTATTATATTTGAAAATTATGAGAATATAGATCGTATTATCAAATTACCTAGAAAACCATTTAAGGAGCTTGCTAACTATATAAAAGTTTGGATTTCATTGAGAAAACATCACTATGATATGGTGATCAATGTAGATAGAAACTCTTCTTCGGGGAGGCTTTCCACTAAGTTTACAAATGCCCGGTTTAAATTTTTCAATGATGTAGATGAAGAGCTTCAAGCCCAATATGAAGACTATGTACATATCGCCAAATTCCCAGTCTATAACCTTCGAAAATATTTAAATCAGTTAGGGTTACCTATTATTGATAAGCCTTTGCCATCATTAGATCTCAAGCTTAACACTGCTGAAATAATTAAAGGTAAAGAGATTTTAGATGCTATTGTTAGCAGTAAAAAGAAAACTATTTGCTTGTATACCTTTGCAACCGGAGATAAATGTTATTCTGAAAATTGGTGGGCAGACACTTATGAAAAAATAAAAAATGAATATGAAGAGACATATAATATACTGGAAGTTTTACCTATTGAAAATGTTTCTCAAATAGGTTTTAAAGCAACCTCATATTATAGTAAAGACATTCGTGAAATGGGGGCTTTAATAGCAAATACAGAATTGTTTATTGCAGCCGATAGTGGTATTATGCATCTAGCCAGTTCTGTTAAGATAACAACTGTAGGATTGTTTTCGGTTACAGATATAAATAAATATCAACCATACAACAATAATAGTATAGCAATAAATACTAATATTACTACAACTGAAGATTTAATAAAGGAGATAAACAGTGTTCTTCAGAAGAAAGATAAAGTTCAACTAGATTACGCAATATAA
- a CDS encoding DUF1697 domain-containing protein, with protein sequence MGDPSIQTYISLLRGINVGGHRKVKMEELKTLYEGLQFQNVRTYIQSGNIVFQTSFNNCKYLSDVISGELNKQFGFPVPVIVKSITEFQYIYENNPFLKQNMDTQKLYTIFLSDDPDQYVIDQIAKKSEEDIFVLYKSTIYLFCSNGYGKTKLTNTFFENNLKVVATTRGWASVSKIYQIAQKLS encoded by the coding sequence ATGGGTGATCCTTCAATACAGACCTATATTTCCCTGTTGAGAGGCATTAATGTGGGTGGACATCGAAAAGTCAAGATGGAGGAATTAAAAACTTTATATGAAGGACTTCAATTTCAAAATGTCCGTACCTATATCCAAAGTGGAAATATCGTATTCCAGACTTCTTTCAATAATTGTAAGTATTTATCAGACGTAATATCCGGAGAACTAAATAAGCAATTTGGTTTTCCCGTTCCTGTAATTGTGAAGAGCATTACAGAGTTCCAATATATATATGAAAATAATCCATTTCTAAAGCAGAATATGGATACTCAAAAACTATATACTATCTTCTTATCGGATGATCCTGACCAATATGTGATTGATCAAATAGCAAAAAAATCGGAAGAAGATATATTCGTTCTTTATAAATCAACTATATATCTGTTTTGTTCCAATGGGTATGGTAAAACGAAGCTTACAAATACTTTTTTCGAAAACAACCTGAAAGTCGTAGCTACTACACGAGGATGGGCTTCTGTCTCTAAAATCTACCAAATAGCTCAGAAACTGAGCTGA